CATCTCGTGTGTCCTCCTGCTCGTTCTCTTTCCGAAGCATATCGAATGGGTGTTTAGCGCGATGACCGTTGGGGTTGGCGCGACTTTCTTTGTGGGCCTCATCGCTGCGTGGCGTTTTTTTCGCTCCTCGATGGACCTCGTGGCGGTGGCTCGGCTGGTGCAGTCAAACGTGCCAGAGTTTCGCGACGATATCGTGGCTGCGCTCCAGTTTTCTAAGGATTTGGCAGGAGAACAGGTTGCCTACTCGCGCGAAATGGCCGAGGCCCACGTCAAAAAGACCACGCGAGCTCTCCTGGCTAAGAGCAATGGTAAGAATTCACTGGCGGAGCTCTGCGCTCCACGAGACCTGCGGCCGGCCATCTGGGCGAGCATCGGTGCGTGGGGAGTTTTGGCCGCTCTTGTGGTTTGGTCACCACCGGCAGTTGAGATGCTCTTCTCCAAAGCGCAAGAGGAGACCACTGAAGACGGGGTAAAGCGCCGCCCACTCGTGGGTGAAATCGACCTTATCTTGAATTATCCGGCTTATACCGGCCGCACCATGGACTACCAGGTCTTTGTGGCGGGCCACGTCAAGGCGATGGTCGGCACCGAAGTTCGCGTCAAGACCTACTCGTTGATTCCGAACCTGCAACGTTTCGAACTCGTGCTCAAAGAAGAAGGGGCTGAGAACGAGCGTGTCATTCCTGTGGCGTCTGAAAATGGACTCTTGAGTGCAAAGTTTATCGCGACCGCCAACGGTTCGTACCGATTTAGAGCCTATACCGAGGAAGGCGGGCTTATCGAAGACGCCGCAGAGCGCCAGATTTCCCTCACGCCCGACGAGCTTCCCCGAATCGAGGTCACCTTGCCTCAAGAGGAAGAGGTGGAGGTTAGCCCTCAGGATGTGGTGCGAATCGAGTTTTTTGTGACCGATGATTTTGGCATTGAGACGGTTTACCGGACCGAGATTTTGGCCGGTACCGACCCGGACGAGGCTAAACAAGAGGTCTTTGACCTGCCGTCTCTTTCAACCAATCCGCGTCAGGTCGAGCACGGGTTTGACCTGGATCTCAAGCCGCTCGATTTGCGTCCGAAGGACGTGGTCGTCGTCACCCTTTATGCGACCGATAACAACACTTTGACGGGGCCCGGCGTGGGTGAGAGCAGGCAAATCGTTCTGCGAGTAGCCAGTCCGGAGGACCGCCATATGCGCCTCCTCGAAGAGCAAACGCAAATCGTAGATGCAATGATCAATCTGCTCGCCGACTATCTGGAGAACCCTTTTGGCAGGCGTGAGCTTCAGGGCAAAGATCGTTACGAACAGGTGCCGTCTGAAGACTTTTTGGCGCGCTCGGCTGAGCTCCTTCCAAAGCACCATGAGCTCAACGGCAAGATGAGGGTCTTGGTCGAAGCTATGGGAGCGGTCTTCGAGAAGATGAAGTCAGACCCGCTGACTGTGGAAAAAGACCGCATCATTTTTGAGTCGTTGATGCTTCAGTTCAAAGGTCTTCATGAATCGGGTGAGCCCCTGGACGATTTGAGGTTGATTGCAAGCCATGCGTCCGACGCCGAGGAGGGCCTGGAGAAAGGTATTTTGCGCCTCGACCATCTGCTCCTGAAGCAAAAAGAAGACATGATCAAAGCGGCTGCTGAGGAGATTCGAGAGCTCAAAGACCGCCTCAAGGAGCTGCTCGAAAAATATCGCGACACGCAAGACCCGGAACTTAAAGAGGCGATCAAGCGCGAGATGCAGCGGCTGCGGCAGCGAATGGCAGAGCTCATGCAGCGCATGCGCTCTCAGCTCAAGGAGCTCCCGAAGGAACATATCAATCGCGATGCCTTGGAAACTCAACAGATGGAGAGCGACGCCCAGAAGATGGCGGATGCCATGGAGAGCGTGGAAGACCTTTTGGAAAAGGGCGATATCGATGGCGCCCTTGAGGCACTCGAGAAGATGACGGAGGGGCTCGACGGCTTGACTGAAGGCATGGAAAGCTCGGGTTCTGGAGGTCAGTCAGATCCTGAGTTCGACAAGAAGATGAACGAGCTGATGGACCAAACTCGCGACGTCGAAGAGATGCAAAAGGCGATTGAGTCCGAGAGCTCTGAGGCTCAAAAGAAGGCCTTGGAAGAGATGGCCAAGGAACTCGAAGAGATGGCCCAAAAGGCGCAAGAGGAGCTCCTTCAGGAAATCGCGAAGCAGGAGAAGACGCTTAAGCAAGCGCAGGATCGACCAGTAGATCAGATGTATCGATCGCAGATGGCTCGTGCCGAGGAAAAGGTCGAGCGGCTCAAAGAAGCGGTGGAGGACCAGAACTTTGATATTGCAAACGAGCTTGCGCGTGAGTCCACTCAGGAGCTGCGCGGGCTTGAGTTTGACCTCGAGATGGCTCAGCGGTTTCAATCGAACGTTGGGCGAAAGGCCGCCGAAACCAAGCGCGCACAGCGTGAAATGACCGAAGCGCGATCGCGCGCCGATAGGATCGAGCGCAAGCTGGGTGAGCTGCAGCAAGCAGCACGTGAGCAGATGTCACAGTCAGGCGGCGAGAAGATGGGTGAGCTGGAAGGCAAACAGCAATCAGCCAATGAAAGGGCGCAGAAACTCTCGGAATCACTGGAAGAAGCCGGAAAGAAATACCCCGCGCTCAAGGAGAAACTGCAGCCATCGTTAGAAGCCGCGCGAAAGGCCATGGGCGAATCCTCGCAAAGTCTCGGTGAGGGACAGATGCAGCGCTCTATCGACCATCAGCGACAGGCGCTCGATGAGCTCCAGCAGCTTCAGCAGTCGATGAAAGAGGCGATGCAGGAACAACGGCAGGGAGAGAATGGCCGAGAGATGGAAACGGAGAAGGTCGAGATTCCCGATTCTGAGAAGAAAGATGGGTCTTTCCGCCAAGACGTGATGAAGAACATGCGCGAGGACCGCCTCGAGGGCTACTCGGACGAGATCCAGCGCTACTTTGAGAGTTTGATGGAGTAGGTATGCAGCCTAAAATTTACACATGGTTATGCCTCCTCTTGGTTTGGGTTTCTTTGCCAGCGTGGGCTGCGAGTCCTCGTGACGCCGACCAGGCATTGAGCGCCTGGCAGTTGCCGGAGGCGAAGCGAATCCTCGAGGAGCTCGAGACGAAGGCTCCGGATTCTGTGGAGACCCTTTACTTGTGGGCGCGCTACGACTTTTATGAAGGAAACTACGATCAGGCGGTTGAGCGTCTGGACCAAGCGATTGCGACGGCGCCGCGCCGTGAGTTTCAAGAATTGAGAGAGATCGTGGCGTCTACCCGCGATGTCACGAAGAACTACACCAAGCACACAAGCCCGAAGGGCTATTTCGAGATCTGGCTCGAGCCCGGAAAGGACGAGGTCCTCCTTCCTCACGCATTCGAGGCCCTGGATTTGGCCTACGACGCCTTTGCCGAAGAGATCGGCTACCGGCCACCAACACCGGTCCGGGTTGAGGTCTATCCACAAACCACCACCTTGGCCAAAGTCTCCATCCTAACTGAAGATGACATCAGGACGTCGGGGACGATCGCCCTTTGTAAGTACAACAGGCTCATGATCACGAGCCCGCGCGCGACCCTTCGGGGTTATGGCTGGGTGGACACCCTGGTGCATGAGTACGTACATTACGTGGTGAATCAGAAGACGCACAACCGCGTGCCGATCTGGATGCACGAGGGGCTGGCGAAATTCCTGGAACGCCGCTGGCGAGGCCCGGATCAGCATATGTTGGCGCCTTCATCAGAGCATCTTCTGCAAAAACGGGTGAAGGCCAATTCGTTGATCACCTTTGATCAGATGCACCCTTCGATGGCTAAGCTACCCAGTCAGGAAGATGCTGCGCTGGCGTTCGCAGAGGTCTATACCGCCATGGAGTACCTTCGCGAGAAGGCTGGTCCAGATGCTTTCGAGCGACTCCTCGACCTGATTGCTCAGGGGCGTGACGCTCAGCGGGCGTTTGCCGAGGTTCTGGGCGTTCCGTTTCAGCAGTTCGAGCGCGAGTGGAAAGCGAGCCTGAAGAGCCGCAAAGCTTCTGCGTTTCCGGAGGAGAGTGGATTCGAGGAACGTCTGGTGTTCAAGGAAGAAGCCGAGTCTGAGCTCAAACAAATGGAGTCGCCCAAAGCCAGAGACCATATGCATTTGGGCGAGATCATGCAGGCGCGCGATCGATTCGAAGCGGCGGTGATCCAATATCAAAAGGCCGAACGAATTGCGGGCTCCCACAATCCTGTGCTTCAGTCGCGGCTTGCGCACTCGCTTTTGGCACTGGGCCGTGCCGAGGAAGCGGTGAGCTCATTGGAGTCGAGCGTCGAGTTCTATCCGTCCTATGTCTCGTCCTGGATCAATCTTGGAAAAGCCTATGCCGCGCTTTCGCAATGGGATAAAGCACTTGAGCACCTGAACGAGGCGGCCCGCATCAATCCTTTTGACCCCGAAGTACATTCTGAGATGGCTCGGGTGTACAAGGCCATGGGGCGTACCGAGGACGAAGCCCAAGCGCGTCGTTTCATGACTCTTGTAAGTGCGCCGTAGTCGACTAGAGTGCGAAGCCCTGAATTTTTTGACCGATTGTTGTGAGTGATTGTGGCTAGTGAACCAACCCAAAATGAAGAAGTCGCCAAGGACCTGGAAGCCGTCGAAGAACTGGCGAATGCCAGAGACGCGATTGTCGGCGAGATTCGCAAGCGAATTTTCGGGCAGGAGGAGTTGATTGAACACCTCCTCGTTGCGATGTTTGCTCGCGGTCACAGCCTTCTCATGGGCGTTCCCGGGCTCGCCAAGACGTCGTTGATCTCGACGGTCGCGCAGGTCTTGAACCTGGACTTCAACCGCATTCAGTTCACTCCGGACCTAATGCCCGCAGACATCACGGGTACGGATATCCTCGAAGAGGATGGTAGCGGCAAGCGTGTCTTCAAGTTCATCCGAGGCCCTGTCTTTACGAACCTCCTGCTTGCTGACGAGATCAACCGCACGCCGCCCAAGACACAGGCCGCGCTCCTTCAGGCCATGCAGGAGTACAAGGTATCCGCCGGTGGGCGAACCTACGACTTGACCAAGCCGTTTCTAGTTTTCGCGACCCAAAACCCGATTGAACAAGAGGGCACGTATCCACTTCCGGAGGCGCAGCTTGACCGCTTCATGTTCCACCTCAAAGTGGACTACCCAAGCGCCGAAGAAGAGCTTTTGATCGTGGAGAACACCACGTCGGGCGTAACCTCTGAAGTAAAGTCGGTGCTTGATGCCGAGACGATTCTTAGACTTCAAGAGATCGTCAATCGTGTCCCTGTATCCAAAGAAGTGCTCGAGGCGGCTGTTACGCTCGTAAGAAAAACACGGCCAGAAGACGCAAGTGCGCCAGATTTTGTGCGGGAGTTCGTGAGTTTTGGAGCCGGTCCGCGCGCCAGTCAATATCTGGTGTTGGCGGGAAAAGCCCGCGCGCTCCTCGGAGGGCGGCTCACGGTGTCCCGAGAAGATATCTACGCGCTCGCTCATCCGATTTTGCGCCACAGGATTTTGACGAATTTCCAAGCGGAGGCGCAACGCGTCGATAGCGACCAAATCATCGATCGACTCCTGAAACTCTAATGTCCAGGTATCAATCCAAACTCCTGAATCCCGAGCTCTTAGAGAGTCTTGGGAACATGAACGTCAAGGCCCGTGGCCTTGTCGAGGGGATCATTGCGGGCATGCACCGCTCCCCGCATCGCGGAGGGTCGGTTGAGTTTGCCGAGTACTCGGAATACACGCCGGGCCAGGAGCTCCGCCATATCGACTGGCGCGTTTATGGAAAGTCCGACAAGTACTACGTCAAACAATTTCAGGACGAGACGAACCTCCGGGTTTTTCTCGTGATGGACGGCTCGGGTTCCATGGGCTTCCAGGGCGAGACTGCGCCGTGGACCAAGCTCGAA
This Microvenator marinus DNA region includes the following protein-coding sequences:
- a CDS encoding DUF4175 family protein; the protein is MTQENDNKNEEFKALELLLRKTRRDLETPAMVEGFLWFFATLGAVFISCVLLLVLFPKHIEWVFSAMTVGVGATFFVGLIAAWRFFRSSMDLVAVARLVQSNVPEFRDDIVAALQFSKDLAGEQVAYSREMAEAHVKKTTRALLAKSNGKNSLAELCAPRDLRPAIWASIGAWGVLAALVVWSPPAVEMLFSKAQEETTEDGVKRRPLVGEIDLILNYPAYTGRTMDYQVFVAGHVKAMVGTEVRVKTYSLIPNLQRFELVLKEEGAENERVIPVASENGLLSAKFIATANGSYRFRAYTEEGGLIEDAAERQISLTPDELPRIEVTLPQEEEVEVSPQDVVRIEFFVTDDFGIETVYRTEILAGTDPDEAKQEVFDLPSLSTNPRQVEHGFDLDLKPLDLRPKDVVVVTLYATDNNTLTGPGVGESRQIVLRVASPEDRHMRLLEEQTQIVDAMINLLADYLENPFGRRELQGKDRYEQVPSEDFLARSAELLPKHHELNGKMRVLVEAMGAVFEKMKSDPLTVEKDRIIFESLMLQFKGLHESGEPLDDLRLIASHASDAEEGLEKGILRLDHLLLKQKEDMIKAAAEEIRELKDRLKELLEKYRDTQDPELKEAIKREMQRLRQRMAELMQRMRSQLKELPKEHINRDALETQQMESDAQKMADAMESVEDLLEKGDIDGALEALEKMTEGLDGLTEGMESSGSGGQSDPEFDKKMNELMDQTRDVEEMQKAIESESSEAQKKALEEMAKELEEMAQKAQEELLQEIAKQEKTLKQAQDRPVDQMYRSQMARAEEKVERLKEAVEDQNFDIANELARESTQELRGLEFDLEMAQRFQSNVGRKAAETKRAQREMTEARSRADRIERKLGELQQAAREQMSQSGGEKMGELEGKQQSANERAQKLSESLEEAGKKYPALKEKLQPSLEAARKAMGESSQSLGEGQMQRSIDHQRQALDELQQLQQSMKEAMQEQRQGENGREMETEKVEIPDSEKKDGSFRQDVMKNMREDRLEGYSDEIQRYFESLME
- a CDS encoding tetratricopeptide repeat protein is translated as MQPKIYTWLCLLLVWVSLPAWAASPRDADQALSAWQLPEAKRILEELETKAPDSVETLYLWARYDFYEGNYDQAVERLDQAIATAPRREFQELREIVASTRDVTKNYTKHTSPKGYFEIWLEPGKDEVLLPHAFEALDLAYDAFAEEIGYRPPTPVRVEVYPQTTTLAKVSILTEDDIRTSGTIALCKYNRLMITSPRATLRGYGWVDTLVHEYVHYVVNQKTHNRVPIWMHEGLAKFLERRWRGPDQHMLAPSSEHLLQKRVKANSLITFDQMHPSMAKLPSQEDAALAFAEVYTAMEYLREKAGPDAFERLLDLIAQGRDAQRAFAEVLGVPFQQFEREWKASLKSRKASAFPEESGFEERLVFKEEAESELKQMESPKARDHMHLGEIMQARDRFEAAVIQYQKAERIAGSHNPVLQSRLAHSLLALGRAEEAVSSLESSVEFYPSYVSSWINLGKAYAALSQWDKALEHLNEAARINPFDPEVHSEMARVYKAMGRTEDEAQARRFMTLVSAP
- a CDS encoding AAA family ATPase — encoded protein: MASEPTQNEEVAKDLEAVEELANARDAIVGEIRKRIFGQEELIEHLLVAMFARGHSLLMGVPGLAKTSLISTVAQVLNLDFNRIQFTPDLMPADITGTDILEEDGSGKRVFKFIRGPVFTNLLLADEINRTPPKTQAALLQAMQEYKVSAGGRTYDLTKPFLVFATQNPIEQEGTYPLPEAQLDRFMFHLKVDYPSAEEELLIVENTTSGVTSEVKSVLDAETILRLQEIVNRVPVSKEVLEAAVTLVRKTRPEDASAPDFVREFVSFGAGPRASQYLVLAGKARALLGGRLTVSREDIYALAHPILRHRILTNFQAEAQRVDSDQIIDRLLKL